aaatgggctCTTTTGACGCCAATTGATCTACTCCCAAGGTAAGCAAAACTTGTGCTATGCATACTAGAtaatggataaacatatttatatttataggatacatacttaaatacatattaagtaCACATCCAATCAAcaacatacaaatataaatcaCTGACTGGGGATTAAGCTCAGAAATTCAAACTTAGCATTATACTAGATGTCACAGTTATATCAAATGTAAGAGCTCTGCTATCAGGGCTACACCCAAGAGCATAATTCTTTTGTTTTAAGCCCAGTAATATTCATACTTACTTCACTAAAGTATCTGCACTTAAGTCGTCAGGATTAATGGCTTGAGTTTCACCATGGCCTCTGATGTCCATAGAGATTACTTGACAGTGTATCATATTTGTTATTTCTTCCTAAAAGAATAATCAAGTGTTTTGTACAGTCCAGGGGAAAGATatcaacacggccaaagttacaaaaatatgtatacacaactttatgcacttaacattaaggctgtgtatacatatttttgcagcTTTGGctgtgtcaatatctttgcccgACTGTAAATCAATTCCCAGGTTCAAATTCAAACAGTTTTATTTGACACAAAGTTTTGTGAAAGCTAAAATGGAACTTATACAATAgccaataattaaatattaactcACTGTAAAAAGAGACCAGCTCAATCCCGAATATCCTCCCCCATGCAGTGTGACAAGCCTGGGCCGGTGCGAGTGGTCAGGCTCCGGAGACATGTACACTCTGAAGATGCCACTCTCTGTATCCAcgtctacatatttttcaaagtagtgatcCCACGAGACAGGGCTGTAGTCTTTACGACGAGCCATGCCAAATGGAGCCATTCTGGAATAGTTTTAAAAGTTACAAACGAAGGAATGAcaagtataataattaaatcaaaccTCCTAGGGCAGGGGTCGGCAACCATTTGGCAGACATGGGCCACatagtaaaaaagtaaataaaggcGGGCCACACTTGTAAAAGATAACTTTGTACCTAATACATATCTACCTAGTAGGTGGTACTATAAGTGATATTACAAAACAGTTGCGGGCCGCAAGGAGATAGGTCTCAGGCGGACCCCTGTCCTAGGGTAATGTAACATGTTATTTTATGCATGTGGGCAAACATCACAGGCATACCATACATATCAGCCATACATATCAGATTTAGGCATTGGAATGAATAGGgtgggtcaattccagggtagacACTGGCTATATTtggtttggataagtatttaactaaatgtaaacaaacttcagctaccagctttggtacattcaaggattttatacattttacttatctatcactgtaatacaaactagaatagtgaatttcaatacagatATATAAATGTTTACATAGTTCAATTTACATTACACATACACATttgtacatttgaaatttaccacgagctttgcggtgaaggaaaacatcgtgaggaaacctgcacaaatctgcgaagcaattcaatggtgtgtgtgaagttcccaatccgcactgggtccgcgtgggaactatggcccaagccctcttgttctgagaggaggcctgtgcccagcagtgggacgtatataggctgggatgatgatgatgacatagttcaatgggggaatttcaatatttaagacaccaatttgacgttgttttgtttacatttagttaaatacctatccaaaccaagtatagtttgCTTCTGCAGAAGCGCCCCACTATGGTATTCTATTGACGAATTATAAAATCTCTAAAACAgaagttttgattattttatgttcAGACAAGGTTATTGTTGGGGGAGGGAGTAACAAACATGGAATAAATACagtacattaatttaatatgagtattattattagttatatgCATCGCATAAACCGGGCCCGATGTATTGCCAATTTACTAcaacaaaattaacacaaatggAAAGTCCAGTAGCACGCAAAATTACAAGGCCAGGTCAGCCGGAAATTGTAAATTTATATCTTCATCAGATAGTATATAACATAATAatgtaacaataaaaacttatagtgagatatattataatttcaaattactTTCCACTTCCTGATTTTGGGCATCTGGGCGGTAATTTACTCTTCATGATACTTTTCTGTAACGctgacatatttatattttattttaaatcctcTCGTTGCAGtaaatttcaagttaaaaaatgttttatttattttaaaaatgaaaaccaaataataacaaattcagcaacaattttgttttttttttagtttcatttgTCAAAGCTAGTGGTGTACTTCAAAAATTCAAGGAACGTATTATCGATTCGGACGAGACCTAACTTACCTACGACTACGATTTTAGGCAAGCACACATCGATTTCATAACAACTCACGAGACGACGACGACGAGACAAAATCGATTAATCGACACTACTTTACTACACTAAGGTCAAAAATAGAACTGTCAAAACGAAAATTTACGTCGAGCCCCAGCCATGCCCCAGCGTTTGTTATTTTGTGCACTGGGTCGTAGTTAAATGCATTTTTACATATGTACATACCATTAATTATTGTATACACGAAAAGCAAAAGCGACAGTATCTTCCGAGCTTCTGATTCCTCTCTCTCAATATACTGGAATTGAGTGAACAACCATGAACTTAAACGAAATGTGTCGTATATGCCTTGCACCACACAAAATAACATACGATATTTATACAAGTTTTTACGCTAAACGATGTACTCTGTACAGTGAAATGCTATCAAATTGTACAAAACTTAAGGTAATACTTGTGTAATATTATAACAGTGACTTTGTTTCATTTCAAACTTATATATTGTACTTTAGACACTGTTAAATCCACATACTTCATAATTGGAAAATTACCAGGCTAATCGACAATAACCAATGCTCTGCAAGGAACACAAATATTTGTCAACATctacatacttatttaattttacctcAATTTCTGTGCCTCATTTTATATCATGCTAGCTGTTgcacgcggcttcgcccccattcgtctttatttttttaatttggttacgcacaaaccttgtcctgacaataatgaacacaacaaaaaaatgatTATGTAATTTGGTGCCTTCGTTTGGAAGTTATGCGCTTACATATATTTcggaaattcatttttttttatatatatacatatcagATAAGAAAAAAACTGGGTTATCTTAAAAGTTCTGTTATGTTACAGTCGGCTGCTAATTTGCAACCATATTTTtgcattaaatttattttaacttaattttttggcAGCTGAGATAAAGTGAACAATTCTAACCGGTTTAACAACTTTTTAAGGTGAAGACAAAAAggacttttttaaattatttgctggTATATAAAACCATAACAAAACAATGTAATTGACAATGGCTCATGATTAGGTACTTGTtgtcacttattttatttaatataatatttaaaaaatattttcagccaAGTAAAGATGATGGACTGCCCAGTTCAATTTGCAAAGAGTGCAGTCGCCAGCTGAAACGTTCATACTCTTTCAACCTTAAATGTGAAGAAAGTGACAGAAAGCTCCGAAAATTCTTAGAAAACACTAATGATCAACTCAGTCAAAATGACTTAGTTAAAAGTAATGATAGTAAAGATAGTTTAGATGTTAAAACAGAAGTAGAAGAGGTGAAATATGAAGAAGTCTTCGATGTCAGGAATGAAGACCAAATTGTTAACGGGGACAATAATGTCGAAGACAATATTGAGAATGAGATTAAGGATGATGTAAAGATTGGTAAGTGGTAGGAATTAgacagtaattttttttaaaacatgtaCAGTCGCAGAATGATAAGGTTGACCTTTTTAAGGTCtgtttttgcttgctcagtATAACTGCTTTATTTATCGACTGAGTATGACCTATTCCATCATTatgtcattcaaaaaggtaacatgttccaaaatgtaaacaaatttatttgaaaactgaacaaccttttcattccgccactGTGCAGtcagtaacaaaaatatacaaatatttaaagtgccaaaaatatgtataaggtgacccggggctattgtagccggggggatattgtatctgagccgtctgatggcgtccttacgatgccatgttcttctcggccattttacgttgtgttcgcccgCCAGAAgcctgtcttcacacaacacacatcaGACggttcagatacaatatcccccccccagctacaatagccccgggtcaccttacttacaggactttattgcctgaaaaTTAAGgtagtgtatacatattttttgcactttggctgtattcaaatttttgttgctgactgctGTGCCTGACATGTACATTGTGTACACGTCAGGCACAGCAGTTTTATTGCATTAATTAttctcattattatttaaacaaatatatttCTATTGCAGAACCAACCTATGATGATTATGACAATGGGAATGACAGTGGTTGGGATGCAGATGATGATAATATTTTCCTCGATGAAATACAACTCAAGCAAAAGAGTAAAAGTATGAAGTTTactcattaatttattataaaatctgCCATTTGctctaaatgtattaaaaatgatgtttttgttttcagaTGTGGTTAAACCAAAAAAGAAAAGGGGACGAAAGAAATGTAAGTTGTGGCAATTACTCTGATCATATTATTCTTTGATCATGACTTGATCTTAACAATATCGGTATCATTATTAGTAGATTGTACCATTGTCGCATTAAGCTTCAGGTCAGCATGTTTTAAATGTTACTTCTTGCTGTAAATGTTACTTGTGTTGACTCTGATTCAAGTCTTTTAGCAAGGTAGAAATGTTGTCTAGGttagtttgaatttttttaagacTATATCTGAGCACTCATGAACTGCCATGACTAATGTGTCTTCTCCAGAGGTTTTAATAGTGACTAAGTATTTTGGTCTATTAGAAGGTATGCTTTGCTGTGTATAATATAGGGTGGGCCgtatattcgttttatattcggtattcggcatattcggcaggtttaccgaatattcgtattcggctgAATATTCGGCAAAGTGGTACCTActcaaactttttactgtattgagccatgtatgagttAAGTGTTAAATGTGGTATATGATTACTCACAACTGAGAATTAAGTTTTTCGGACGCTGCCTCCCCCCGAATGTATTTTCGCAACTCTCGGCGACTATACGATAATTTTaacattgttttaaaattcagCAAAACTAGTAACCGAGCCCGCGCTGCCGGAAAGCAAGCTGCCGCATCAGTGCGACGTGTGCGGCAAGTTCCTTAGCACCAAAAGCAATTTAAAGGCGCACAAGATCTGCCACACTGACCTCCGGCCCTACAAGTGTGCCGACTGCCCTGCTACTTTTAGGTGAGACTTTTGGGTTCAccttatctatatctataaaagTAATCAAGCTGCCGCACCAGTGCAACGAGTGCGCCCTACAAGTGTGACGACTACCCTGCTACTTTTAGGTGAGACTTTTGGGTTCACCTTATCTTATATCTATAAAAGTAATCAAGCTGTCGCACCAGTGCAACGAGAGCGCCCTACAAGTGTGACGACTACCCTGCTAGTTTTAGGAGAGACTTTTGGGTTCAccttatctatatctataaaagTAATCAAGCTGCCGCACCAGTACTGCTACTTTTAGGTGAGACTTTTGGGTTCAccttatctatatctataaaagTAATCAAGCTGCCGCACCAGTGCGACGAGCGCGCCCTACAAGTGCGCCCTACCCTGCTGCTTTTAGGTGAGACTTTTGGGTTCAccttatctatatctataaaagTAATCAAGCTGCCGCACCAGTGCGACGAGCGCGCCCTACAAGTGCGCCCTTCCCTGCTACCCTGCTACTTTTAGGTGAGTAGAGCACAGAAACTCACTAATATTGCAAATGCGAGAGTTTGCAAgtatgtgcgtgcgtgtgtgcttgttactccttcacgctataAAGACGAAAAACGGCAACGAAATTTcttgaatgtaattttttgagttcACTGTTTTAACCTGATAAGTTGAAACACAGAAGTTGAAGAAGAAGTTGAAACAGAGACAATTTACGTTTACATTTGTATCCTGCCTGACATCCTGATTCCTACAATAAGTGTCATTAATCTTGTCAGATAATGCTTGACATTACGACATTTTCTCTGAAATGATTCTACAACCCCGATTCTGTtggttaaaaatgttaaaatagtaCAAATGTTTATACAACAAACTTATCTAATTGCAGAGGTTACAGCGCCCTCTTCCAACACAAGAAAGTGCATACACGCGAGACACCGTACCACTGCGAATACTGTCCCAAACAGTTCAGCCGCCGCACCGGCCTCGTCAACCACATACGGATGCACACAGGTCAGCGCCAGTGCTCTGTCACTCCATATAGTACTTATTGCCCCAAACAGCATAGCCACTGCCCCCGCCTCGCCAAACACATAAGGATGCACACAGGTCAACTACAGTGCTCTGTCACTATATACAGTACTGTACTGCCCCATGGGGCAGTTCTATACTGTATGTAGTTCTGTGGGCTGTGCTCTATGCAGTACAGCCTACATAGagggcatcacagatatctgccGCGTAAAATGCAGGGAACTTTTTAGAGAGTGATGAATTAGGCCCCTATGTGTACGGACATGTATTaactacagtataattatttcttCCAGGCGAGAAGCTGTATAGTTGCGAGGTGTGCTTCAAGAACTTTGTACAGAGTGCGCAACTCTCTATTCACATGAAAAGGCATAAAGGGGACAAGACTTACCTGTGCCAGGACTGCGGGaaaggtaatttaaaaataaatcacgtGAAAACACCATCTattattgattgcaaacgaagttaagaTATCTTGGAGGCCGAGATTACTTCAGCGCCGgcagcgccctctattcttgttcaATGTTAAAATATTGTACCACGGAAAGACACGAACCGGATTAATGGCCCGTGTGTCAATCCAGATGTATACTTTTCTGTTTtagttcagccgttattgcgtgattgactgattgagtaacaaacgtCAAAACATCTTTGAAGTGTAGGTAGCTAACCGGGAGCGCAAGGAAAAAGACATGTGTACGGCAAGACGATTTATTCCGGACTGACGTCACATGATCGTTCTTAAACTACTTCCCTTATATCTAAGCAATAACAAAGTAAGAGTAACGTACCCACTTATATAATACAATCTTCACGCACTTTCTCATTTATGAGATTGGTAGGATTGTCTATACTCCTAAGCGGTGTTGCTGCATGAAACCATTTTcccattgaaaatacaaactgaaatatagatgcacagaaaccagaaaataagaccatctaTTCGGAAATAGGAAGGTCGTtacgattcccagtgatggtcttatttttctggtttttctgtgcatctatatttcagtttgtattttcaatttaggttttgcgggatgaccgtaaaagtaaaaatttggaattgaaatataaaatacaaaaagattccaaaaaaccaatcttcatgTTCCCATTCTTAAGCAAAGCTAGGATTTTTTTGTTGTGAATTTTGTATTAATTGAAACAAGTAAAACGGGAATGGTCGTAATTACTACCATTCAGGAGGATTAATCACAATGTAATATTGGTTAAACTACTAGGTAAAGAAATGAGGGTTATGGCAACTCCTTAGCCCCTAGTAGGTAggatatcgctagatggctttAGAATCGCGGGGTCCGTTTGACGATACATACAGTATTGCTTgggattggctcatttagttataagCTAACCCCAAAAGCGACACTAATGTCAAAGTTGCCAAACAGACCTCGACCTCACGATGCTAGCGCCAAATAGCCTGCCAGAGAAACGCTCATTACGGGtgaaaattacgaaagtttGAAACGATAATATGGAAGATCCTAATAATGTACTCTTAAACTTGTAGGGTTCCCAATCAAAGCTGATCTGAAAGTGCACCAAAGGATCCACAATGGAGAAAAGCCTTATTCTTGCCATCTGTGCTCGAAGACGTTTGCCACTTCTGGCAACCTCTCCATACACGTCAGGATACACAATAAAGAAGTCCGGTGAGTTATGAATCAACTTTTGGTTAGGGCAACCTCCATGTCGCCTTGGTATTTCGACATTGGCTAGTTGGTCCAACCACAGAACTCAATAATATGAGGAAAAGAAATTTCATACGAGACGTTTCTGTGGCTAAAATGACAATGTTTATTTGCCTGGCTTTGTTTGTACACAACCTAAGTGCTCAAAAAAGACTTAATTTTATATACTACAACAGGAATTTGCAAACTAATTGGAAATAATCACTTTCAAGAGCAAATTTTgccgaaatgatgatgatatgtttTGTCAATGTGATGCTATTTATTACTGTTAACtgcaacattttaaaaatgcTTGTAATTTTAACGACAATTTTTTTGACTTAATTTTCAGATATCACTGCAAGGAATGTCAACGCGGTTTCGTCACATGCAGCGCATATAACGTTCATCTAAAACGGCATAAAGGTCAAAGGGACTACCACTGCGAGTGCGGTAAAACATTTTACACATCATCAGCTTTAAAACAACATAAAGTCGTCCATACAGGTGAAAAGAAATACCAGTGTAAAATATGCGAGAGGAAATTCTCACAAACCAGCCATCTGAGTCGACATTTCAAAAGAGATCACGCCAAACCAAACATGCCTTTGCCTTCTTCGGACCATTATAAAGTGGTAGTGACTCAAGAAGAAAACAAGGCAGTTTTTGGATTGTTCGATGTCCACTCAGTGAACCAGGGCGTCAAATGTGAACGGTCATAGTGATGTGTAAAACCGGTCTTAGTGTTGTGTCATGTCATGTGTCATATCGGTGTCGGAGAACATCTTAAAGTCCGTCCGATTAGTGTCTTTTTAAGaaattgaaaattgacaaaGAACATCTTTTGTACATGTTTTACTTACAAATTATTCGGTGAAGCAAATGTCAAACAGAATCGAAACGACTATCTTATCTCTTTTTTCAATATCTGCACATATCGACATGCGGACGAAATGTACTTTCAGCATAATTTGGTACATAcagtaataatttattgaaaactaCCTCGATACCTACAAAATAGTTAGAAAAATATGAAGACTGTAATATT
This window of the Choristoneura fumiferana chromosome 20, NRCan_CFum_1, whole genome shotgun sequence genome carries:
- the LOC141439189 gene encoding uncharacterized protein codes for the protein MNLNEMCRICLAPHKITYDIYTSFYAKRCTLYSEMLSNCTKLKPSKDDGLPSSICKECSRQLKRSYSFNLKCEESDRKLRKFLENTNDQLSQNDLVKSNDSKDSLDVKTEVEEVKYEEVFDVRNEDQIVNGDNNVEDNIENEIKDDVKIEPTYDDYDNGNDSGWDADDDNIFLDEIQLKQKSKNVVKPKKKRGRKKSKLVTEPALPESKLPHQCDVCGKFLSTKSNLKAHKICHTDLRPYKCADCPATFRGYSALFQHKKVHTRETPYHCEYCPKQFSRRTGLVNHIRMHTGEKLYSCEVCFKNFVQSAQLSIHMKRHKGDKTYLCQDCGKGFPIKADLKVHQRIHNGEKPYSCHLCSKTFATSGNLSIHVRIHNKEVRYHCKECQRGFVTCSAYNVHLKRHKGQRDYHCECGKTFYTSSALKQHKVVHTGEKKYQCKICERKFSQTSHLSRHFKRDHAKPNMPLPSSDHYKVVVTQEENKAVFGLFDVHSVNQGVKCERS